The following DNA comes from Miscanthus floridulus cultivar M001 chromosome 5, ASM1932011v1, whole genome shotgun sequence.
AAGCAGCCTGCCATGCCCGTGGAGGGAACAGGCGACAGGGGTGGACAGAACAAGACCTCGATGGAGTGGAGGGAACAGGCGACGAAACCTAGCAGCCAGCCATGCTGAGATCAAATCAGGCTATTTGGGCTGCCAAATGGGGCATATGATAGCTCAAATGGATGCTTCTAGGCCATGGCCACTCGTAGCTACAAGGAATCGTCGAGGAGCTCACCGGACTGGAAGGAGACGGCGACGCAGTCCACGCTCAGTGGCGGCAGTGGCAGGTTCATTTGTTCGTTGAGTTAGGGATCGAAATACAGGCGGCTGGCGGCAGCGTTCCAAGGTGAGCGACCTATACAGGCCGATGGGCCATGTGTGCCATGCTCTGTTTACAGGCTGCTTTTAGCGGAGGAGCGGTGCGCTTAGCCTAAGCCCCGTTTCGTAGGGCATTGAGGCCCTGTTCGCTGGtatgaaacttgactgaaactggctggttttatgagagaaaaatactgtaacgGCTGGTTGATGAACAGTATTTTTGTGAGGGAAGTCAGCCGGCTGGTCTAGACCATTCAGACCCGCGAACGCGCCCCGAGTGGTTTCGGTTTTAACCCTTTTATTTATGCACTATAATAGTAAAAGGGTTTTTTATCAGTTCTCTTAAAATAAAATGAGAGCTAATAAAACTAATTTTATCTTCGTATAGATTCTAGCTCCCCCGCACAATGTAGCAAGGAGCCAGAGCGGTAGGCCGTAAAAACATGACACCATCCGTCACGGATCATGGCAGCATGCCGCATTCCTGCCGTATTGGTTTCCGGTGGTCTACTCCATGGGAGCAAGCGAGCGGGAAAGCAAGCTTTTACTACAAATTACTATTGTTTCTAAAATTGTTGCGCTCACACACGCACATATAGGACTATATATTTCTCCCCTAATTTTGGCCACGAATCCGTTGGACGCCATCCCAGCCCAACCCTGCATGATTGGTCCTAAACGCGCGCGAGCGAACGCATGGCTCCCAATTATTGGCGCTCGACGGCTCCTAAATCCACTGCcccaaaaaattgaaaaaaatagCTAAAACAAGCGGCATGGATCCAAAGTCGCTACAAACAAGGACAGCGGCAAGAAGAACCTCCTCACCACCTTCAATTTGCGCCCATAAATATCCTTCTCCGCCACTTGCAAATTTTCCTATTCCATTTCTTCTTTGTCCTCGCACCAGTCCCCTCCTCCTTGGAAgcgagagaggagaggggagggacAGGGAGAGGGAGGAGCGAGGCACCGGTGAGCTCGGGAGGAGGCTGCGTGGGGCTTGCACGCCGCGGCCCTACCCTTCCCCAGCTCACTCACCACGCCACGCTCTCCTCTCACcaattctctctctttctcttatcTCCTTCCAAGATCGGGGATCCCACCCCCATTTTTTTTTTGGGTTTGTCCCCACCATTCTTGCTAGGATCATTCCTTGATCTTTCGCTCGCTCCAGTACGCCCGTTTCCCAGCTTCCGGAGATCCCATCTCGGCCACCACCTCCTGCGGTTTCCAAGCTCCAAGAAGAGGCCAGATTCTAGCTCAAATTTGCCCCGCTGAGCTCGAATCAATCCAGGAACAACCGGCTCGGCAACAAGTGTCCTTCGTTCCCCCGATCCCCGGGCTTCGATTCGATCGAATCCGACCTAATtttattgtgtgtgtgtgtgtgtgtgtgtgtgtgtttaacCTTCTCTCGCTGCGCTTTTCCTTTCTCCTCCCTGTCGCAAAGTGGGTTCCATCGCGTCACCCGCACGGCTCTTCCGATCGGCCGGAGAAAGAAAGTGCATAAAAGGCGAGCGAGCTCTTGATGCGGTCTTGGTCGTAGCAACATACAGCAACTCCACTGCTCCTGGCCTGCGCTTGCCGTTCTTTATCCATAATACGGACGGAGCAGCAGCGGGCGCTCCGGCAGCGGCAGCGCGGTGCTGATGCTTGCCctgctggccgccttcgccgtCGCCTGCCTGCTCTTCCTGTCCAGGCCATGCGCGTGTGACATGAGACTGTTCCTCGCCTCCCTGTGCCGGCAGCTCCTGCTCTCCCTGCTCGGATTCCTGGCAGGCCTCCGCCTGCTCGGCGGCGTCGCGGCCGCGTCCGCGGCCACAGAGACCATGCCGCTCATGCCGTCCTTCAAGAGGAAGCGGGCCGCGGCCACGGTGGAGAATGCGGAggatgctgccgccgccgccggcggctgcGGCGAGCCGTCGGTGCTCGACCTGCCGGAGCTGGCCATCGATTGCATTCTCGAGAGGCTGCAGCCGGCGGAGCTGCGGAGCATGGCCGCCGTCTGCCGCTCCATGCGCGAGCGCTGCCGCGGCGACCACCTCTGGGAGCGCCACATGACCAGCAAGTGGGGCCGTGTCCTGGGCCGCGCCGCCAGGGACGAATGGAGGACGCACCTGGCGTCCGTCAGCGAGTCCAgcgccgcgggctccgtctcgggcggcggcggcggcaagcgcCGGAGGTGGCTCGCCGCGCTGTCCTGCGTTTGCCCGGTGGTGTCCTGGATGCGGTCCAAGGCTGACGGTGGCAAGTCGTCCGCCCCCGTGCTGGATGATTCCATCATGTCGTGGTACCTGTCCATGGAGAGCGGCAAGTTCTGGTTCCCGGCTCAGGTCTACAACCGCGAGGTACCATCTCATGTCTTGTCATTTACTAGCTAGCAGTTCAATCATTGCAAAGCTTGCTAATTAACACTCTTTGTTAGACCTCACTAGTGCTAATTACTGACCTCTTATTAGTGTTGGATTATG
Coding sequences within:
- the LOC136449840 gene encoding F-box protein At2g32560-like isoform X3, translating into MLALLAAFAVACLLFLSRPCACDMRLFLASLCRQLLLSLLGFLAGLRLLGGVAAASAATETMPLMPSFKRKRAAATVENAEDAAAAAGGCGEPSVLDLPELAIDCILERLQPAELRSMAAVCRSMRERCRGDHLWERHMTSKWGRVLGRAARDEWRTHLASVSESSAAGSVSGGGGGKRRRWLAALSCVCPVVSWMRSKADGGKSSAPVLDDSIMSWYLSMESGKFWFPAQVYNREHGHVGFMMSCYDAELSYDFHTDTFRARYLPHGRRTVVLEDGVHWDRVRAPPVDTLAHDLHTSDCLHELRPGDHIEIQWRRNKEFPYDTVVLEFNQYTPGSRWRQALVNRKEHREEGNEGDGFYGGVRKLRSKDDISKWRQLWPTDILE
- the LOC136449840 gene encoding F-box protein At2g32560-like isoform X2; this encodes MLALLAAFAVACLLFLSRPCACDMRLFLASLCRQLLLSLLGFLAGLRLLGGVAAASAATETMPLMPSFKRKRAAATVENAEDAAAAAGGCGEPSVLDLPELAIDCILERLQPAELRSMAAVCRSMRERCRGDHLWERHMTSKWGRVLGRAARDEWRTHLASVSESSAAGSVSGGGGGKRRRWLAALSCVCPVVSWMRSKADGGKSSAPVLDDSIMSWYLSMESGKFWFPAQVYNREHGHVGFMMSCYDAELSYDFHTDTFRARYLPHGRRTVVLEDGVHWDRVRAPPVDTLAHDLHTSDCLHELRPGDHIEIQWRRNKEFPYGWWYGVVGHLESCDGNEHFCRCHLSDTVVLEFNQYTPGSRWRQALVNRKEHREEGNEGDGFYGGVRKLRSKDDISKWRQLWPTDILE
- the LOC136449840 gene encoding F-box protein At2g32560-like isoform X1 produces the protein MLALLAAFAVACLLFLSRPCACDMRLFLASLCRQLLLSLLGFLAGLRLLGGVAAASAATETMPLMPSFKRKRAAATVENAEDAAAAAGGCGEPSVLDLPELAIDCILERLQPAELRSMAAVCRSMRERCRGDHLWERHMTSKWGRVLGRAARDEWRTHLASVSESSAAGSVSGGGGGKRRRWLAALSCVCPVVSWMRSKADGGKSSAPVLDDSIMSWYLSMESGKFWFPAQVYNREHGHVGFMMSCYDAELSYDFHTDTFRARYLPHGRRTVVLEDGVHWDRVRAPPVDTLAHDLHTSDCLHELRPGDHIEIQWRRNKEFPYGKETKERNRGRGKETEEEEGSRGRGGKQGLQRRPERRQGAYEADGYTINGGGRAGADGQELQVQCGWTPGGLEQPGGDAGADSREVRAAGGLEQGAASLRLCLCRQEAGPPPASFPLLSP